Below is a window of Arabidopsis thaliana chromosome 2, partial sequence DNA.
ATTGATAAGCACCTCATAAGAAACGGATGTTACGCAAGTCATTATCCATTTGACCCATCTCGGTGCAAAGCCTAATTGTATCATAACCTTTTCCAAAAAATTCCACTCAACTCGGTCATAAGCTTTACTAATATCTGTCTTAACAGCCACGTACCCACTTTGACACTCACGTCTTGATTTCAGAGAATGAAGGAGTTCATGAGCGACCAAAACGTTGTCTGATATATTTTGTCCTGGGACAAACGCTGCCTGAGAGTCCGAGATCACATCTCCAAGACACTGCTTTAAGCGCTTAATCAAAATCTTAGAGATAATCTTGTAGCTGGCGGTACAGAGACTAATAGGACGATAATCCGACATGTGTTTAGGATCGATGATCTTAGGGATGAGGCAAATCTGAGTTTGGTTGATTTGATTATCCATGACATCTGATTCAAAAAAATGTCGCAccatcaaacaaacatcattccCAATCAGATCCCAAAGATGATGATAGAACGCAGCCGTGAAGCCGTCAAAACCCGGAGCTCTATCTGCACCAATCGCAAACACTGCATCTCTAACTTCCTGGTCAGTTACACTCTGAAGAAGCTCATGATTCATCTGCTCTGTTACTTTAGGGGCTATCCCTGAAATAATCTCCTCCCAGTCTGAAGTCTGAGTTGTAGTAAACAAGTCAGCAAAATAGTTTTCTGCCACTTTACCTATAGTATCATCTCTGAAGTTTTCTATTCCCTGAGCATCAGTGATTGCCTTGATCCTATTGCGAGATTTCCGAAGCTTAGTGGAGGCATAGAAGAACATTGTATTTCGATCTCCTAGTAGCATCCATCTGTTTCTGCTTTTGAGATGCCAATAAAGTTCTTCGTCTCTATAAGCTTGGTTAAGATCCTGTCTGAGTCGAAGAATTGTTTGGTGTGGCAACGTGTGGTCCCTCTCCGCCGCATCTACTCTATATTTTAGCGTCTCAATTTTCTCCGCAGTATTcgtctttgttcttctcttccacTTTGCTAGTTCTTGTCTGCAACAATGGAGCTTCTCATAGTATCCACCATGACTATCTGATCGGCCTCGATTCCAGCCTCTTTGCACGGAGTCAACAAAGTcttcaaattgaaaatgaCGACGATCATATCGAAATTGTCCGCGTTTAGTGCACACTTCTTCTGCAATGTCGATTATGACAGGGGCATGATCTGATCCAGCAATCGGTAAAAACTCTGTTTCAAAAGCTGGAAATGAAGCTTGCCAGTCAGAATTGATGAAGACTCTGTCAAGGCAAGATTCAATGGTCTCGTTCTGCCTCTTTCCTACCCAGCTGTAAGGGTTTCCTTTAGACTTCAAGTCCTTCATATTGCAACAATTGATCatatttgtgaaattttgCAGGCTGCCAATACTGCGACGTCGACCGCCTTTCTTTTCATTCAGATTAAGGATCTCATTAAAATCCCCACACATCATCCAAGGTCCTGAACGATGTGCTGACACTCTTTGGAGTTTTTCCCAGAGGTGGTGGCGTTCACTAGGTATTGGGTGCCCATAGATGCAAGacaaatagaaattaaaatttttatattcaacATATAGATCTACTAGCCTTACATCATGAGAAATAACTTGAATTGAAAGATGCTTTTTCCAATACACAACTAAACCACCACTTAAACCTCTAGGTGAAATAATACACATGTCTTCAAACCCCATCTTAACGCCCAAATCCCTTGTGTAGTTgtcttgttgttttgtttcaatcaGGAACAACATGTCCAAAAAGTACACTCTTTGTACTTCCTCTAGACGTCGAACTGTCAAAGGTTGTCCCAATCCTTGACAGTTCCAAAATCCAACTCTCATGGGACTTGTGGTGGTACCGGCCCCACCGCGGCTCTGCCCTGGTTCTGTTTGTTGATGTTGTCTTCGGATCCCACTGAATTCTCTGAGTCATGACCTTCAGAATCCTCTTGAGAAGTTATCTTCATGCGGCGAGAGGAACCAGAAGCTTCACCCACTTCAAAgttatgtttcctttttcgCAGCTCTTGTGATAGGAGTTCCACAGGTCCCAGAATATCACCTGTCGCATTAGCAAAAGAAGGAACTGGGTTATAAAGAAGATCCTCATCACATGTCCATTCTCCATGGAACATGTTACGGTCATTGTCGGAGGAGATGTCCTCTAATGCATTATGGGTCGGGTCAATGTCGGAGACCTCCTCTTTTGCTTCATTGACATCAGCACCAACGGGACCTGGAACAATTTCTTCACCCACTTCATCACCATCTTGAATTGGTTGACCATCATCACCAATCTCCTGAATGTGTACTCCAGGATTTCCATGAAACTCTTGGTCACCATCGGCATTGTCATCATCGCCATCAGAATCATGGAGAGCTCCATTTTGGAGGACACAACTTCCAGCATCATGAGTCATTCGTCCACAAACATCACAGAAGCCACGAAGACGTTCATAATAGAAGCTTAGCACTGTGTTCACGCCAAGGGAGAACTGGTAGTTGCGTTGAAATCGCAGGGGGTGATTCACATCCCATTTGATTTGGATCCGAACAAATTCGACTCTGGTGGTTGTAAAAGGATCGAAGTCGACCGCTTTTCGCTCACCAAGGGACCCTGCTATGTTATCAATGACTTCGAGATTCAGAAACTGTAGGGGAATTTCTCGCACTTGGATCCAGAAAGGTATGAAATTGAGCACAAGAGGATCCATATCCGGTGTCCAGCGTTCCACCACCAGCATACGATCCGCAAAAGACCATGGACCGCGTCTCAGAACAGTGTCAAGAGATTCTTCAGATGGAAAGATAAATTGGAATCGTCGATTTTGAATGATTCTGCCACGGACGAAACCAACCAAACCCCAAGTTCGTGGAACCGTAGTGAGGATCTGACGGAGATTCTGATTTCGCGGCATGAGGGGTCTACCCAGGAGGCAAAAGCGGTTATCATCCACCGCCCTTTGAACAATAGCCTGAGGGAGAGCAACGGGAGTTTCGTCGATACCGAGATTGATGTTCTGAAGGGCACGACGAACATTATCAGCCATGATTAGTCGGAGAGGATAGAATCGAAAGAGATAATTGATTGGAGGGGTTAAATGTGAgggaatggagaagaaatcTGCAAGTCTCTTCTTTAAATAGATTCGAATCCATCGTGGAGTAACAACAGAATCGTGGGGAACTCCCACTATCCTATTATGAACAACCGCCTGATCATGGGAGAAGAGGAACCGCCCCACTCCGGCGTAAAAAACTGTCAGAATCTTCGAGagaagatgacgaagaagTAACCGTAGCGAAATCGCCTTAACAATcgccatttttgtttgtttttctgagagtctttttttttttatctagcTTTTTGTTAtcctctatttttttataaagaattttttctaattataaatgtaaatatttactATCACctagtaataaaaataaaatctctagGAAAACAATAGCACTcctttgaaacattttttattttttttaaaatacgcACTAGCCATTTAAATTCATTCAGTTTTGGAGAAAAATCATTCAAGTTACATACTTTATAATAATCTGTAATCATAATTTCAAACTTTATTATTCCGTTGTTAGGTTGCATGGACCCATCGCCACAGGTGTTGCCCTATTTAAGAAGGTACTTCGATTAATCACGATGacataaaaatcaacattaatataacggaaaaactatatttgaaaatataatttttccaTTTCGTTCACATATTCGAACTTTGAGGATAGATGTTTTGACTCTTAGGTACATAAAATGGACCCATTGGTGTCTTTGGTCCACACGAGCTACATTTCAAGCTATATATGGATAAGATAaacaatttttcatttaaaatgttttaataaataaGCTTCATTGATTATATATTGGTATCAATTTATCGCACTGCTTTcccaaatttttttcttttcaaaataaaaattgtcaTGAGGgttatgatattattatttattttttaatatcagGAAGTTCTGCGCCGAAGCTCGTAACCCCCTCAGACCCGAAATGACCGcatttaatattagtttcgtccTAAACGTCATTCGAATCGGCGACTTCTAAGCTTTGCCTATActctttaccaattgagctaaTGACATTTAATGAGGGTTATGATATTGCCACACAATGGTTCGAAAAATGAGGACGTGACAATATTAGATTGAGACAAATTCACATccacaaaacaatataaacagTCTATCCATAACACGACTTCATACTTATCTTCGCTGTCTTTTTCTCTCTACCAAATAGTTTTTCATTAAAGTTACTTGCAATTGCACGTAAGTTTAACTATACCAACAACGACATTATCATGTTTATAAATGATCCTTATTCATATGACATAAGATACAATAAATCACTACGCTTTTATAAGTATATGTCAACTTCTATATAACAGtataatttacaaacaaaGCCTTGATAACAGTGATTAACTTAACCAGATAGATATACGATAAATAAGAGCATTCGTGCATGATCTAATACAACTAGTTTAGTTACACCCATTTAGAATctaaatacataaaatattttaggatCATAAAGTTTTGTGAACTTTCAAGTTTTGGAGAAATAAAAAGCTTATGATTTGTCATGGGATCATCCAATGACCAATGTGATGAACCATACTGCTTAATCATAACTATTCATCCACTAGCACTCAGCCACTCacgtaaagaaacaaaaaaaggaactaCACAAAGAGCCACTATTAATAAgtttaatcaatatattttttgtcttttttcatatataagcGGCAAATAAAATCCGCCATGGGGCCAGAGACAGATGTTCAAAATCACCATGTAatattgtaaatttgtaatcatTAAATATGTAAGCTTCTTATCGTGTATGtacatcatatatatgtgctagaaaatttgtaatctttataactaattaattaagaacTTATTATCTAcaatgaacaaaagaactagatacatcatatacatataacaaagattcataacatctttaaccaaaaaaaaaaaaaaaagtttctatagaaacaactttattttcttcatcgGATTTTGAGAGACGTAAATTTTTCCAAGTAACTAAAACGTTCGATTCGCATAGATGATGCAAGGACTAATGATGCATTGGAAAGCTCACGCACGATTAGCCGTACCTGAGTTACACATTACGAGTTTAAGGAATTCGTAAATTGTGTCACTTACGTTTTATACAATATGTGATTCAAGGAAACTCAAACATATACCGCATTTGGagataaattgattaacaCTCTAGTTTTTagacatattatatatagatgaagTAGTTGTTACAAAAATTGCATTGTATGTTTGTGATGTCGGGAATATATGATGAGAAACGGACctacaaagaaagaacaaaaattcttcaaaacaaaataaaataattaacaattatGAATGAATCTTGTGTATATGTACTCAATTTGTTATTGATAAAATTGCACCCCACCACACTACATAACGTTTGGCCTCATTGCCATTGGTTCGGCGGAATCTAATGATTTTAAATCCATCCACTTGCAtactatacaaaatataattttgtggaCTGGAACGTTATATATAACAGACCgaagaaattaaacaaatgaatGTCCATGTTCAAACTTTGAAGCTCGAGTGATAAAACCGCTTGAGAACACCAATCATCATTTTCCTACACTAACAACTATTTAAAGATATGGTATATATGATCAGGAACATGTTAGCTAAATACAAAGCAATAATTATTCACATGATGCAGTACTATACAACATTGATCAATATAATCACATGGTTATTAGCTTTATCATTTTTCGTTTgtgtcaaaaatattattatataactaCACACctcattaaaatttagaaatagtGAACCGGCTTTGTTGAAACTATAAAGTTCCTCAACAAATATTGACAAATAACAATGCCTTAAGtaagataacaaaataaaaatcatcaacaaataTCTTTTTGATATAAGTGTGCCTCGTAAAAGAatgttttataccattttataggtgatgatattttttttattgacagCTTGAAGGTAATGAATTTTTCATATAGTTTCATGTTATTGTTGATCATATGTAGTATAGTTTGTTTTTACGGCAATTAGTATAAATTTAGGAAGAAAAGATATgataatatttgtatttttcacgtaaaatatgatttggtttggtaAGCAATAAGACAAAAGACGTTGGTTGTAAAGTAGTAGGTGAATCCAACGGAGACAGGTAATATGACTTCACTGACAGGGGCAATTCagtcatattttattttattgacaaATTACAAGTGGCACTAATATTCGTTTATTCAAGAATATTGAAACAGTAGAATAAATTTTCACTGatcaaactatatttttttaatgtaaatcCGCATTTACCTAAACAATTTGTCCTTGTGTGTATAAGTAAGTACGTGTAcacaaatttgtattttagttttatttcctAAAACAATTAGGATGATCGTTTTACTCTAGTTATGATTTGAATGGTAGGTGACAGAATCACAATTGTTTTGTGTGTGGCTCATAATACAACTgcatttaataaaaaatggaaTGGATAATATGTTCTTAATTAACTACGCCCAAggaacatttttatttttgataaaaaaatgttttttttttggctttattttggaaatctttcttacaatttcattcataaaatataaagaaaaagaattacattatttaatttttttatttcgtttttatCATTCAAAATATGTACTtacaactgtttttttttttaaaaaaaaactgtctgTAGTTTGTATATTAAAGATAATGATTCAGAACTGTTTGATGATATGTATGACTGAGTGAACACAACATCTATAAAATCTGAATCTTTGGGTCCGATTATGATAATCGTCTTTATGTTTTCTtgcaaaaatttgaaagttcacTACAAACGTACTTAATAACACTTAATAAAGTATGTAATTCATTTGAATTTGGTATTacttctttagtttcttcGATCTGAAATATACATGATTTGacactgatttttttttttttttttttttgataatatacatTTTCAGTTGTTTTAAAGGAAATTCAAATGTGTATTTCACTTGCACTCTCATCATCATTTAGCTAGGAGGTTTACAAAACAGAAGTTCTTGACCATGAAAACTCTCACCAAAGTGTGTTGGGACACCGAGAATCAAAAAAACTTCTCAATTGTTACATTTTGAAATAGATTTTGCTAATGTGGCCGATGATATGATCATGGAACAAATGGATAATTGGTTACTAAAAACTATAGATAATGGATTATGCACTTATGCAGTGTATCACCTCTGTTTCTAAAACAGCAAAATATACAATACTGAAATATGTAAAGTATTGGGTAAAATTGTCAACAAAcatcttgagatatttctTCCAGAAAACTGCTACAAAGATTCTAATCACCATCGACAAGAACATTAAACTAATGTGATTATGTGAACAACcattattcaaattatttagttCCTATATCAATGAAAAGAAAGTTCAGAACGTCAATCTCGTTTGATACAtaattctaattttctttctcattgCTTTATTTAAGTAAGATATCAACGGCTGTGATTCTCTCTGATGACATACTGATCCGTGCGGATTAAACCCATGCAAAAACCACACGTGAATATTCCACATTGTCACATTGGGATCTTCTAATTACTACTAGATTCACATGTGCTTATGCTAATTAACCTCGCACACGTTACACTAAAATACGCCTATCAAACTTGTTGGGACGATGACCGTTGTGACCTcaatgaaattattttttcccaTCCAccaaatatgaaattaaaataatactGATACTGATTTTACATGTAGTACTAATTATTAGTATCTATTTACGCGTGAAGTATTGGACTTCTCTGACACGACTGTTACCAAAAATGGAGTTAACGGCGTTAACATTGCTGTTAACTGCGTGTCTGCTTACTAGATATGTTAGTGGGCCCAGTAGAGATTTTAACGGTTGTTATGTGCTGACGTGGACTCATCTTTCTTAACGCTGCTAATTAACTCCGGCACAGGTAACAGTAACCAGTACGACACCGTTTTTGGGGTTGCATTCATTGGCAGCACAGAGCCGCGTCGCCAAACGTTAGCGTTTTAAAATCCACCCGCTCCACATATTACTCACCACGTGTCTTTATTTAAAACCCGCGTTTCCTTCACGCGATTCTCATTTAACGGAGCCGtgactttttcaaaaattgtttACCGTTGGACAAATGTCTTATTGTCCTCATAATGTCAGCCTTATTTACGGAAATACCATTGGACGGTGGTCGtgaattttattaacaaagaAGGGTATTTTGGAGAATTACATCAGGGACGGCGTATTGGGGCGGCTAACCCCATCCGACTTTATATGCACTTTATGGgaaatttcaattaattaaaatatgtaaaaactataaaaatatgaattaaaaatttgaaaattcaatGATACgccttttatttttgactgtgaaagtcttaaaaaaaattgtttttaaaaaacccaAATGATTCACCTTTTCTTAAAATGTACCCCGTTTGTCTTCGAGGAGAGATCTCTGGTCCACAACTTTTTTATTAGACaactcaaaaaaattatattcttttcttttctgttttgtattatgagtttttatttggtatttttgCACTTTATCCCTTCTCAAAGAAAGCTCTACAAAGCAAAACCCAATTTGAATTAAACTTCATATTTACCATAAATGATTACACCATGAGGCGATTTTTATACCATTTTCAAGTTTTGTGAAAATATTAGTGAGTTTGTAAGTTGTGATTTTatgggttttttttgttgaaaagaaATTGTAGTGTTGGTAAGAATAGAGTTGAGCTGACACAGCACCTGTGACTATTTGTCGGGACACATGTGTAAGAAGCAAAGCCTCTCATGctttcttgcttctctttgttttcctctcGTCGTCTTTTATATATCCTtcaattatcatttttatgtatatatctttttgctagaaatttaaacatatatatatatattaaactaaagAATCTGTATCTCCTTTTTACattgaaaagaataaaaaattaattatggTATTAGCCTAACAGTACCGATTATCAAatataaatgttgttttttttttcgtctgAAAATACCAAAAGCCcgcatttatatttttattttgtcatcaGATATTATTTAAAACTCAAACGAGCTAAAATTGCGGGAAATTACGAGATACCGTATTTACATTTTACATTCTAATATTCTATAGAAAGGAAAATTTTGACAGGTATTTAGATTACTGTTtttgcaaaattaaaatctcctaataaaaaccaataataCAAATATCACCAAATATGATAGAAGACAACACAAATACactaaaaaaggaaacatattAGGTAACAtgatttattataattttgccATCTAAAATATGGTTTACTTTAAATATGTAGACTTCTGGACCATAtaaaattaacataattttgGAAACTATATCCAATTATatcaatcaaatattaaaaaactatataaattttaattattatatactcTAAATATCTATACAGCTGgacatataaaaatttaacaaaattttggaaactaATACCCAATTATATCcatcaaatataaaaactaaatcaatttaaagatattaaaaattgttgagaattcgttaaaataatttaaaaaatcgaaatataaACGACCCAAAAAGACAGATGGAAACCATAttcactctctcttcttcattagcCTTtcgtctccttcttctcttctctatctctctttagCTTCTCTACGCAAGCttattatctctttctcttaaaGCTTTTTCTATATACAAACAGAAGCGTTTGATACTgtaaaaaagatttagaaatGGAGACTCTGAGTCGTTTATTGGTTTTCATGTCTCTGTTTTCCGGTTTAGTTTCTGGATTTGCTCTGCAAAATCTTCCAATCACATCTTTTGAAGAAAGTTACACTCAACTTTTTGGTGACAAGAACTTATTTGTTCATCAAGATGGCAAATCTGTCCGGTTAACGCTCGATGAAAGAACCGGTACGGTTtaatcttcctctgttttttaatttccttCTCATTTTCTCGGTTTagtaatgattttgtttttgcaggttCCGGTTTTGTTTCAAATGATTATTACTTGCATGGATTCTTCAGTGCTTCAATTAAATTACCTTCTGATTATACAGCTGGAGTTGTTGTTGCCTTTTATGTAAGTAAAATCTCTAATTTTAGCTTTAGAACTAACCAATTATGATTAGTTTCACTATTTGATTTGGGTTTAGTATAAGTActaatgacttttttttatattgtggGTTGTTGTTATGTATTCAGATGTCTAATGGAGATATGTATGAGAAGAATCATGATGAGATAGATTTTGAGTTTCTTGGTAAcattagagaaaaagaatggaGAGTTCAGACAAACATTTACGGTAATGGAAGTACTCATtcaggaagagaagagagatataATCTCTGGTTTGATCCTACTGAAGATTTTCATCAATACAGTATCCTCTGGTCTGATTCTCACATCatgtaagtaaaaaaaaaagtaccaATTCTCTCTtaatctttgtttgtttggttcaatttAAAGGAGGTTAGGCTATTGACCCCATTTGATTTAAAAGCTTTATGGATTCAATAATATGATCTTCTATTTAAGGAAACCCAAGTGGGGTTTTAATGATGGGACGatctttttgttgaaaaaatatgattcaaTTTTCTTTGGTGGATATTAATTCTTATTACTTCTTGTGGAAAGTTTTGTGATGCTTGGGACATtatttgcttttggttgtaATGTTCCTGTCAATTTTCAAGTGTGTGTGATCGCCTAAAATGGTTTACAGCTTTCGTTTTTTGGCATCAACAATGACCCCATAGAGAGTATGTTTGGGGTCCAATTCACAAGTTGAGAATCTTTACTTAAGTTCATCAAAAGCTACAAATTTTTATGCCAATAATGTTATCTTTCTAAGCTTACAGAATCTAACTTACTTAAtccaaataaatgttttttttggttataattatGTAGTTTGTACTAAACTACTGATCAAAGTTGTGaaattgttgttctttttggttatGCAGATTCTTTGTAGACAATGTTCCTATTAGAGAGGTCAAACGTACTGCGGAAATGGGTGGTCACTTTCCATCAAAGCCGATGTCTCTCTACACAACAATATGGGACGGTTCTAAATGGGCAACTAACGGTGGAAAGTACGGTGTAAACTACAAATATGCGCCTTACATTGCGCGGTTCTCGGATCTAGTCCTGCACGGCTGCCCCGTGGACCCTATCGAGCAGTTTCCGAGGTGCGA
It encodes the following:
- the EXGT-A3 gene encoding endoxyloglucan transferase A3 (endoxyloglucan transferase A3 (EXGT-A3); FUNCTIONS IN: hydrolase activity, acting on glycosyl bonds, xyloglucan:xyloglucosyl transferase activity; INVOLVED IN: phloem or xylem histogenesis; LOCATED IN: endomembrane system, cell wall, apoplast; EXPRESSED IN: 25 plant structures; EXPRESSED DURING: 13 growth stages; CONTAINS InterPro DOMAIN/s: Xyloglucan endotransglucosylase/hydrolase (InterPro:IPR016455), Xyloglucan endo-transglycosylase, C-terminal (InterPro:IPR010713), Concanavalin A-like lectin/glucanase, subgroup (InterPro:IPR013320), Concanavalin A-like lectin/glucanase (InterPro:IPR008985), Glycoside hydrolase, family 16 (InterPro:IPR000757); BEST Arabidopsis thaliana protein match is: xyloglucan endotransglucosylase/hydrolase 28 (TAIR:AT1G14720.1); Has 2101 Blast hits to 2091 proteins in 291 species: Archae - 0; Bacteria - 238; Metazoa - 0; Fungi - 449; Plants - 1341; Viruses - 0; Other Eukaryotes - 73 (source: NCBI BLink).) → METLSRLLVFMSLFSGLVSGFALQNLPITSFEESYTQLFGDKNLFVHQDGKSVRLTLDERTGSGFVSNDYYLHGFFSASIKLPSDYTAGVVVAFYMSNGDMYEKNHDEIDFEFLGNIREKEWRVQTNIYGNGSTHSGREERYNLWFDPTEDFHQYSILWSDSHIIFFVDNVPIREVKRTAEMGGHFPSKPMSLYTTIWDGSKWATNGGKYGVNYKYAPYIARFSDLVLHGCPVDPIEQFPRCDEGAAEDMRAAQEITPSQRSKMDVFRRRLMTYSYCYDRARYNVALSECVVNPAEAQRLRVYDPVRFGGIPRRHRNGKHRSKRSRVDGTESI